The Clostridioides sp. ES-S-0010-02 genome window below encodes:
- a CDS encoding M15 family metallopeptidase, producing the protein MSKKSKRKKINKLKLTIVITVLFLALLSIYEIFFSKSNKEDNIKSQETMQDKNNTTEDSKNNQNSTKKQEDNNIKPTFSYSSIPDKIKNKMIGKSMPSDEPIGFDSLSYLQLTYYGFDEKTHQGEMIVNSELASEVVDIFKELYEKKYPIEKIKLIDDYDAVDEKSMSDNNTSAFCYRTVAGTNTVSNHGKGRAIDINPLQNPHVSGDNVSPKVSTVYADRSALKFGMIKKGDDCYNAFVSRGWSWGGYWKNPDYQHFEK; encoded by the coding sequence ATGAGTAAAAAGTCAAAACGAAAGAAGATTAATAAATTAAAGCTAACAATTGTAATAACTGTATTATTTCTTGCCTTACTATCTATATATGAGATATTTTTCTCTAAATCCAACAAAGAAGATAATATAAAAAGTCAAGAAACTATGCAAGATAAAAACAATACAACAGAGGATTCTAAAAATAATCAAAACTCTACTAAAAAACAGGAAGATAACAACATTAAGCCCACTTTTTCATATTCTTCAATACCAGATAAGATAAAAAACAAAATGATTGGTAAATCTATGCCTTCTGATGAACCTATAGGATTTGATAGTTTATCTTACTTGCAACTTACCTACTACGGATTTGATGAAAAAACTCATCAAGGTGAGATGATAGTAAATAGTGAACTAGCTTCAGAAGTTGTCGATATTTTTAAAGAGTTATATGAAAAAAAATATCCAATTGAAAAAATTAAATTAATAGATGATTATGATGCTGTAGATGAAAAATCTATGTCTGATAATAATACATCTGCATTTTGTTATAGAACTGTAGCTGGTACAAATACTGTCTCAAATCATGGTAAAGGACGTGCTATAGATATAAATCCATTACAAAACCCACATGTTTCTGGAGACAATGTTAGCCCTAAGGTAAGCACTGTTTATGCAGATAGGTCTGCTTTAAAATTTGGAATGATAAAAAAGGGTGATGATTGTTATAATGCTTTTGTAAGCAGAGGTTGGAGTTGGGGTGGATATTGGAAAAACCCAGACTACCAACATTTTGAAAAATAA
- a CDS encoding ABC-F family ATP-binding cassette domain-containing protein — MNLMTLENISKSYSEKKLLENISLGINDGEKIGLIGVNGTGKSTLLKIIAGTEESETGNITKANGIRVEYLPQNPTYDENSTVLEQVFNGTSEELKLLGKYQETLEKLNSNFTDELNKKLLSMHEKIDALNLWDLESEAKSVLTKLGINDFNQKIIELSGGQRKRVSLASALITPCELLILDEPTNHLDNDTIDWLEEYLNSRKGSLLMITHDRYFLDRVTNRIIELDKGRLFSYDGNYSIFLEKKMERLALESSIEDKRQNLIRTELAWVRRGAQARSTKQKSRLQRFDELVNRDSFKPDENIDISVASSRLGNKIIEIHNISKSFEEVTVIDNLEYTLARTDRIGIIGKNGMGKSTLINIINGKLAPDSGYISIGETVKIGCFSQDDSHMNIDIRAIDYVKEASDYIETSDGTRITASQMCERFLFNGTMQYTLIGKLSGGERRRLHLLRILMTAPNVLLLDEPTNDLDIETLKILEEYLDEFKGVVITVSHDRYFLDRICNKIFAYEGNGKIHIYTGNYSDYLIYREIQGIEFEESKKESLKNDDSTAPKKEKPKNDKKLKFSYNEQREFENIDSDIEKLESKIAKLDESTSKFATDFTKLQEILDEKSKLEKELEYKYERWEYLNNLADEIANNK; from the coding sequence ATGAATTTAATGACATTGGAAAATATAAGTAAAAGCTATTCTGAAAAAAAATTACTTGAAAATATATCTCTTGGTATCAATGATGGAGAAAAAATAGGACTTATTGGTGTAAATGGTACTGGTAAATCTACTTTACTTAAAATTATTGCAGGAACTGAAGAAAGTGAAACTGGCAATATAACAAAGGCTAATGGTATTAGAGTAGAATATCTTCCTCAAAACCCAACTTATGATGAAAATTCAACTGTTCTAGAACAAGTATTTAATGGAACTTCAGAAGAATTAAAACTCCTTGGTAAATACCAAGAAACTTTAGAAAAACTTAATTCTAACTTTACAGATGAACTAAATAAAAAATTATTATCCATGCATGAGAAGATAGATGCTTTAAACCTTTGGGATTTAGAAAGCGAAGCCAAATCTGTACTTACAAAGCTTGGTATAAATGATTTCAATCAAAAAATAATAGAACTTTCTGGTGGTCAAAGAAAAAGAGTTTCTCTAGCCTCAGCTCTTATTACTCCTTGTGAGCTTTTAATACTAGATGAACCAACAAACCATCTAGATAATGATACCATCGATTGGCTTGAAGAATACCTAAATTCAAGAAAAGGTTCATTGCTTATGATAACTCATGATAGATATTTTTTAGACCGTGTTACAAATAGAATAATTGAATTAGATAAAGGTAGATTATTTAGCTATGATGGTAATTATTCAATATTTTTAGAAAAGAAAATGGAAAGACTTGCATTAGAATCAAGTATTGAGGATAAACGACAAAATTTAATTAGAACAGAACTTGCATGGGTTAGACGTGGAGCTCAAGCTCGTAGCACAAAACAAAAATCTCGTCTACAAAGATTTGATGAACTTGTAAATAGAGACTCTTTCAAACCTGATGAAAATATTGATATATCGGTTGCCTCAAGTAGGCTTGGAAATAAAATAATAGAAATACACAATATATCTAAATCTTTTGAAGAAGTTACAGTTATAGATAATTTAGAATATACTTTAGCACGTACAGATAGAATTGGCATAATAGGTAAAAATGGTATGGGTAAATCAACTCTAATAAACATAATAAATGGGAAATTAGCCCCTGATAGTGGATATATCTCAATTGGAGAAACTGTAAAAATAGGTTGCTTTTCTCAAGATGATTCTCATATGAACATTGACATAAGGGCTATAGACTATGTAAAAGAAGCTAGTGATTATATAGAAACTTCTGATGGTACTAGGATTACAGCTTCTCAAATGTGTGAAAGATTCCTTTTTAATGGTACCATGCAGTATACTTTGATAGGCAAACTATCTGGTGGTGAGAGAAGAAGACTACACCTTCTTAGAATTCTTATGACAGCTCCTAATGTACTTCTTTTGGATGAGCCTACAAACGACTTAGATATAGAAACACTAAAAATATTAGAAGAATATCTTGATGAATTTAAAGGTGTAGTAATTACAGTATCACATGATAGATATTTCCTAGATAGAATCTGTAATAAAATATTTGCATATGAAGGAAATGGAAAAATTCATATTTATACAGGTAATTATAGTGACTATCTTATTTATAGAGAGATTCAAGGAATTGAATTTGAAGAATCTAAAAAAGAATCACTTAAAAATGATGATTCAACTGCTCCAAAAAAAGAAAAACCTAAAAATGATAAAAAACTTAAATTCTCATACAATGAGCAAAGAGAGTTTGAAAATATTGATTCTGACATAGAAAAACTTGAATCTAAAATTGCAAAACTTGATGAAAGTACTTCAAAATTTGCAACTGATTTTACTAAACTTCAAGAAATTTTAGATGAAAAATCAAAATTGGAAAAAGAACTTGAGTACAAATATGAAAGATGGGAATATCTAAATAATTTAGCTGACGAAATAGCTAATAATAAATAA
- a CDS encoding PqqD family protein, with the protein MSKSNDVLDIVFKITDGLEYEVDENGIVTILEKQDHKIQKFFRKLKARIPKYKKIELDEYSSFVFLQIDGQKTVREIGENLESKYGEESYPLYERLLVFLNHIDVNCHYVERMDIDL; encoded by the coding sequence ATGAGCAAGAGTAATGATGTTTTAGATATTGTATTTAAAATTACTGATGGACTTGAATATGAAGTAGATGAAAATGGTATTGTAACTATACTTGAAAAACAGGACCATAAGATTCAAAAGTTTTTTAGAAAGTTAAAAGCTAGAATACCTAAATATAAAAAAATAGAGCTAGATGAATATTCTAGTTTTGTATTTTTACAAATTGATGGTCAAAAGACTGTTAGGGAAATAGGTGAAAACTTAGAATCCAAATATGGAGAAGAATCTTATCCACTTTATGAAAGGTTATTGGTTTTTTTAAATCATATTGATGTCAATTGTCACTATGTTGAAAGAATGGATATAGACTTATAA
- a CDS encoding oligopeptide transporter, OPT family has translation MNKKLPKGAYGEVSGKDYVPYITDKSRTGGNVAVLIIGIILAAIFAASTTYSGMKAGLTVAAGIPGAIIGSAFVGAFARQKGILGKNLIQGMSSGGESVASGFIFVLPAVILIGSQITFLEGLAVGVGGVLFGIGVAAIVHNYLIIEEHGKLMYPESMAISETLVASEAGGDSIKYMGIGFVISGFITVLTGSFLNVANNVMSLVGSKFYKWKFDIEVNPLLLGIGFIVGLEVSLTMFAGSILSNFGIAPLIGYFTDMAKDGAMVWNNPAMPLNQMDVGAISSSYVKYIGAGMMLCGGIIGAIKLIPTIIASIKETLKAKSSTGDAEEGSSIQMILLLGGVVVGFLAAFLISGNIAMAIIGAIISLLLSLLFVIVAGRLTGTIGTSNLPVSGMTIASLVIVTLVFVIMGWTDLEANKSLLLFGSFIVVAIAIAGGYTQSQKVTYIIGGSKNEMQRYFTVASIVGVIVVVGVILLLSDQLKATGDNVQFALPQANLMSTLTSGIMSGSLPWVMIIVGVFMAIVLYALNLPIMTIAIGFYLPIATTSIILVGALIRLFVELVSKSEKEKEAKVSNGISLSSGLVAGGSIIGLIGIILQVTGVITPKVPSGFAATNSMAIALLIVLVVLTTLPIILSKVKNNEQE, from the coding sequence ATGAACAAAAAATTACCTAAGGGAGCTTATGGTGAGGTTAGTGGAAAAGATTACGTTCCATACATCACAGATAAGTCCAGAACCGGTGGAAATGTAGCTGTATTGATTATCGGTATCATTTTAGCTGCCATTTTTGCCGCATCTACAACTTATTCTGGAATGAAAGCTGGTCTTACAGTTGCAGCAGGTATTCCAGGAGCTATAATAGGTTCTGCTTTTGTTGGAGCATTTGCTCGCCAAAAGGGTATTCTTGGTAAGAACTTAATCCAAGGTATGTCAAGTGGTGGGGAATCTGTTGCAAGTGGATTCATTTTCGTATTACCAGCAGTTATCTTAATTGGAAGCCAAATCACATTTTTAGAAGGCTTAGCTGTTGGAGTTGGTGGTGTTTTATTTGGTATAGGAGTTGCAGCAATAGTTCACAATTATTTAATAATTGAAGAACATGGTAAACTTATGTACCCAGAATCAATGGCTATATCTGAAACACTTGTTGCTTCAGAGGCTGGTGGAGACTCAATTAAATACATGGGAATTGGATTTGTAATAAGTGGATTTATCACTGTATTAACTGGTTCATTCTTAAATGTAGCAAACAATGTAATGAGTCTTGTAGGAAGTAAATTTTACAAATGGAAATTTGATATTGAAGTAAACCCTCTACTTTTAGGAATTGGGTTTATAGTAGGGCTTGAAGTTTCTTTAACAATGTTTGCAGGAAGTATCTTATCAAACTTTGGTATTGCACCTTTAATAGGTTACTTTACTGATATGGCTAAAGATGGAGCTATGGTATGGAATAATCCTGCAATGCCTCTTAACCAAATGGATGTTGGAGCTATATCTAGTAGTTATGTAAAATATATAGGTGCTGGTATGATGCTTTGTGGAGGTATTATTGGTGCAATAAAACTTATCCCAACTATAATCGCTTCTATAAAAGAAACACTTAAAGCTAAATCAAGTACTGGAGATGCAGAAGAAGGTTCATCTATACAAATGATACTTTTATTAGGTGGAGTAGTAGTTGGGTTCTTAGCAGCGTTCTTGATTTCTGGTAATATTGCTATGGCAATTATTGGAGCTATCATATCTCTTTTATTATCTTTATTATTCGTCATAGTAGCTGGACGTTTAACAGGAACAATAGGAACATCAAATCTTCCAGTTTCTGGTATGACTATAGCTTCTTTAGTTATTGTAACATTAGTATTTGTTATAATGGGATGGACTGATTTAGAAGCTAATAAATCATTACTTTTATTTGGGTCATTTATAGTTGTTGCTATTGCTATAGCTGGAGGATATACTCAATCTCAAAAAGTAACTTACATCATTGGTGGTAGCAAAAATGAAATGCAACGTTACTTCACAGTTGCAAGTATAGTTGGTGTTATAGTTGTTGTAGGAGTAATCTTATTACTTTCTGACCAACTTAAAGCTACTGGTGATAATGTACAATTTGCATTACCACAAGCAAACTTAATGTCAACATTAACTTCTGGTATTATGTCAGGTAGTTTACCTTGGGTTATGATTATTGTTGGAGTATTTATGGCAATTGTGTTATATGCATTAAACTTACCAATAATGACTATAGCTATAGGATTCTATTTACCAATAGCAACAACTTCTATAATATTAGTTGGAGCATTAATTCGTTTATTTGTTGAACTAGTATCTAAATCTGAAAAAGAAAAAGAAGCTAAAGTTTCTAATGGTATAAGTTTATCTTCTGGTCTTGTTGCAGGTGGATCTATCATTGGTTTAATAGGTATAATATTACAAGTAACTGGAGTTATAACTCCAAAAGTACCAAGTGGTTTTGCTGCTACAAATTCAATGGCAATTGCTTTATTAATAGTTTTAGTTGTACTTACAACATTACCTATCATTTTATCTAAAGTAAAAAATAATGAGCAAGAGTAA
- a CDS encoding amino acid adenylation domain-containing protein, producing MYEVNLERAMNYWMDLLDDYTNLAKIPNDFFYKDCSDEVVDEIFKIDIEKHEKLIQYSKMNNISISSIIETIYGLILQKYTYEDDVVFGKTINIIPIRVKVRQSEKFIDVVKNLKRQWSRSLEYGYYLLSDIENKNHLNTKLINTIFVAKSFDLSYDYDIEKKGYDLSVIVYTKRALKIKIKYKPSIYKRETIRRILNQFDYIIEQIIRNNNILIEDLEFVCKKEEKILLKDFNDNQCEIPYNRSYINLFREQVERTPNNVAARDENRNLTYRELDELTDRLAGYLNYIGVKSEDIVAVMLPRDINIIVTAIGIMKSGGAFFPIDTSNPEERLNYLLEDSNAKVVITTDELRCKVINENTIVIDINDEDIFKIRYDLTEKITPSNCAYTISTSGSTGRPKTIAIEHKSLVNMCYYSIEAISATENDICGIYLSFSFDAVMKQLFPYLLMGASINIMPEEAKFDEYTVNEYCEENDITILALPTAFARLFIQNCNNSSLRVVQTGGERLKGYRKRNYELYNEYGPTEFTVVSTSFHVDKEYGKIPIGKPIFNTYAYVLDKKNKLCPIGVPGELCLSGIQISRGYLNKKGLTEQVFVENPYKTCEHNKLMYRTGDLVRWLDDGNLDYIGRMDNQVKIDEFRIELYEIENIINNITEIKSVVCISRTNEDGDMYICAYYVIDDEDSEKINDITVREYLNEHLPPYMIPTIIMRIDKIPVTPIGKVNKRALPE from the coding sequence ATGTATGAAGTTAATTTAGAACGAGCTATGAATTATTGGATGGATTTGTTAGATGATTATACCAATCTAGCAAAAATTCCAAATGATTTTTTTTATAAAGATTGTTCTGATGAAGTTGTAGATGAAATTTTTAAGATTGATATTGAAAAACATGAGAAACTAATTCAATATTCTAAAATGAATAATATAAGCATAAGTTCTATTATAGAAACTATCTATGGACTTATATTACAAAAGTATACATATGAAGATGATGTAGTTTTTGGAAAAACAATAAATATAATTCCTATAAGAGTTAAGGTTCGACAAAGCGAAAAGTTTATAGATGTTGTAAAAAATTTAAAAAGGCAATGGAGTAGGTCTTTAGAATATGGATACTATTTATTATCAGATATAGAGAATAAAAATCATCTGAATACTAAACTTATAAATACAATATTTGTAGCTAAAAGTTTTGATTTATCATATGACTATGACATAGAAAAAAAAGGATATGATTTATCTGTAATAGTTTATACTAAAAGGGCATTAAAAATAAAAATAAAATATAAGCCATCTATATACAAAAGAGAAACTATTAGAAGGATATTAAATCAATTTGATTATATAATAGAGCAGATAATAAGGAATAACAATATTTTAATAGAAGATTTAGAATTTGTATGTAAGAAAGAAGAAAAAATATTATTGAAAGATTTTAATGATAATCAATGTGAGATACCATATAACAGAAGTTATATTAATTTATTTAGGGAACAAGTTGAGAGAACACCTAATAATGTAGCTGCCAGAGATGAAAATAGAAATTTGACATATAGAGAACTTGATGAGTTAACTGATAGACTTGCAGGTTATTTAAATTATATAGGGGTAAAAAGTGAAGATATAGTAGCTGTAATGTTGCCAAGAGACATTAATATAATTGTTACAGCCATAGGAATTATGAAATCAGGAGGAGCATTCTTCCCGATAGACACAAGTAATCCAGAAGAAAGATTAAATTACCTTCTTGAAGATAGTAATGCAAAAGTAGTAATAACTACAGACGAACTTAGATGTAAGGTTATAAATGAAAACACAATAGTAATTGATATAAATGATGAAGATATATTTAAAATTAGATATGACTTAACTGAAAAAATAACACCATCAAACTGTGCATATACAATATCTACATCAGGGTCAACTGGTAGACCAAAGACTATAGCTATAGAGCATAAGAGTTTAGTAAATATGTGTTATTATAGTATAGAAGCTATAAGTGCTACAGAAAATGATATATGTGGGATATATTTAAGTTTTAGTTTTGATGCTGTAATGAAACAACTATTTCCATATCTATTGATGGGTGCTTCAATAAACATTATGCCAGAAGAAGCAAAATTTGATGAATATACAGTAAATGAGTATTGTGAGGAAAATGATATAACCATATTAGCATTACCAACAGCGTTTGCAAGATTATTTATACAAAACTGTAACAACAGTTCACTTAGGGTTGTGCAGACAGGAGGAGAAAGATTAAAAGGATATAGAAAACGTAACTATGAGTTATATAATGAGTATGGACCAACAGAATTTACTGTTGTATCAACTTCTTTTCATGTGGATAAAGAGTATGGGAAAATACCAATAGGTAAGCCAATCTTTAATACTTATGCATATGTATTAGATAAAAAAAATAAACTATGCCCAATTGGAGTTCCAGGAGAACTCTGTCTATCAGGAATCCAAATATCAAGAGGCTATTTAAATAAAAAAGGTTTAACAGAGCAAGTATTTGTAGAAAATCCTTACAAAACTTGTGAACATAATAAATTAATGTATAGAACTGGTGATTTGGTAAGATGGCTAGATGATGGAAATTTGGATTATATTGGTAGGATGGATAATCAAGTAAAAATTGATGAATTTAGAATAGAGCTGTATGAGATTGAAAACATAATAAACAATATTACAGAAATTAAAAGTGTTGTTTGTATCTCAAGAACAAATGAGGATGGAGATATGTATATATGTGCATATTATGTGATTGATGATGAGGATAGTGAAAAAATAAATGACATAACAGTTAGAGAATATTTAAATGAGCATTTACCTCCATACATGATTCCAACAATAATAATGAGGATAGATAAAATACCAGTTACACCAATTGGAAAAGTAAATAAAAGGGCATTGCCAGAGTGA
- a CDS encoding glycerophosphodiester phosphodiesterase — protein sequence MNIYAHRGFSGKYPENTILAFKKCLDMDIYGIELDVHKTKDGKIVVIHDETVDRTFNGHGFVKDLTLRKLKTLNSSFEGYQNNKECKIPTLEEVLILISPTDLILNIELKTDKVNYTNIEKDVLKLILKYNMKNRVLISSFNSNSLKNFHKLEPSIKTALLCYLPINNVVEFAKFLGNSYLHPPLILVNESLVELCHKNLLGVNVYTVNEEEDMLHCLSLNVDGIFTNYPDIALNLLQSKQYS from the coding sequence ATGAACATTTATGCTCACAGAGGTTTTAGTGGAAAATATCCAGAAAACACTATTCTCGCTTTTAAAAAATGCTTAGATATGGATATATACGGAATAGAACTTGATGTTCACAAGACTAAAGATGGAAAAATTGTAGTTATTCATGATGAAACGGTTGATAGAACTTTTAATGGACATGGTTTTGTAAAAGACCTTACTTTAAGAAAACTAAAAACATTGAACTCATCCTTTGAGGGTTACCAAAACAATAAAGAATGTAAAATTCCAACTTTAGAAGAAGTCTTAATCTTAATTTCGCCTACAGACCTTATCTTAAATATAGAACTAAAAACTGACAAAGTAAATTACACTAATATAGAAAAAGATGTTTTGAAACTTATTTTAAAGTATAATATGAAAAACAGAGTTCTTATATCTAGTTTTAATAGTAATAGCTTAAAAAATTTTCATAAGTTAGAACCCAGTATAAAAACAGCTTTATTATGCTACTTACCTATAAATAATGTAGTTGAATTTGCTAAATTTCTAGGAAATAGCTATCTTCACCCTCCTTTAATTTTAGTAAATGAATCTCTAGTTGAACTTTGTCACAAAAATTTACTAGGTGTCAATGTGTATACTGTAAATGAAGAAGAAGATATGCTACATTGCCTATCTCTTAATGTAGATGGTATTTTTACTAACTATCCAGATATAGCTTTAAACCTTTTACAATCAAAGCAATATAGCTAG
- a CDS encoding cysteine hydrolase, producing the protein MDNLLNELEALKSNLDNLPIEKIENYDLSKTVLFIIDVNNGFAKQGALYSPRVESLIKPIEIFAKKISNKLNKVIAFTDCHTPKSIELLSYPVHCLESDVESELVDELKSIKNLQVFPKNSTNGFFALENLDFDGIDNIIIVGDCTDICIYQFAITLKSYFNQYNIEKNIVVPMNLVDTYDIPNVHPAEILNLVFFNSMLQNGIKVLKEISL; encoded by the coding sequence ATGGATAACTTATTAAATGAACTTGAAGCTTTAAAAAGTAATTTGGATAATTTACCAATAGAAAAAATAGAAAATTACGATTTGAGTAAAACAGTTTTATTTATAATTGATGTCAATAATGGTTTTGCAAAACAAGGTGCCTTATACTCTCCCAGAGTAGAATCTTTGATAAAACCAATTGAAATTTTCGCAAAAAAAATATCAAATAAACTAAATAAAGTAATTGCATTTACTGATTGTCATACACCTAAATCTATAGAACTTTTAAGTTATCCTGTTCACTGTTTAGAAAGTGATGTGGAAAGTGAACTAGTTGACGAACTTAAGTCTATAAAAAATCTACAAGTTTTCCCTAAAAACTCTACTAATGGATTTTTCGCACTAGAAAATTTAGACTTTGATGGGATAGACAATATAATTATAGTTGGTGATTGCACAGATATATGTATATATCAATTTGCAATAACTCTAAAATCTTATTTTAATCAATATAATATCGAAAAAAATATAGTTGTTCCTATGAATTTAGTAGACACTTATGACATTCCTAATGTTCATCCTGCAGAGATTTTAAACCTAGTATTTTTTAATAGTATGCTTCAAAATGGAATTAAGGTATTAAAGGAAATTAGCTTATAA
- a CDS encoding DUF3867 domain-containing protein: MSDDRIIDFNELKNKVKDSDVDKFEQYIYNLYFSVMDGKMSMAEFSRKIFDYMKDNDISQEKFMKIQKQFMERYGMDTEEVEKQLRNFGIDPSTAGFMSNNTSSKVSTEDLESFKKSAGFYEKYGEKIQPKSCITTFIKNDLNDINVIIDQEKIMLCSDKKINLMDSELNEFLLEYKNMFNKKIKVVMCETTNKYDY; this comes from the coding sequence ATGTCTGATGATAGAATAATTGACTTTAACGAATTAAAAAACAAAGTTAAAGATTCTGATGTAGATAAATTTGAGCAATACATATATAACTTATATTTTTCTGTTATGGATGGAAAGATGTCGATGGCTGAATTTTCAAGAAAAATATTTGATTATATGAAAGATAATGACATATCTCAAGAAAAGTTTATGAAAATACAAAAACAGTTCATGGAAAGATATGGTATGGACACTGAAGAAGTAGAAAAACAACTTAGAAACTTTGGAATCGACCCTTCTACAGCAGGTTTTATGAGTAATAATACTTCCAGCAAAGTATCTACAGAAGATTTAGAATCGTTTAAAAAGAGTGCAGGATTTTATGAGAAATATGGTGAAAAAATTCAACCTAAGAGTTGTATAACAACATTCATAAAAAATGATTTAAATGATATTAATGTAATAATAGATCAAGAAAAAATAATGCTTTGTAGTGACAAAAAAATAAATCTTATGGACTCAGAATTAAATGAGTTTTTATTAGAATATAAGAATATGTTTAATAAAAAGATAAAAGTAGTTATGTGTGAAACTACAAATAAATACGATTATTAA
- a CDS encoding LD-carboxypeptidase, with translation MLGVIAPSGPLRNISLGEIKFNLEKYGYKVKFSESCGLNYKGYLAGNDDIRVRDIEEMFLDEEVDIIMCLRGGYGTTRILDKINYEIIKQNPKPFIGFSDITGLNLAFYKNCGLLPYHGIMAANVAKWDEFTYKSLVDALEFKDELYLENPKEEKIYTVCEGKAEGIIMGGNLSLIISTIGTKYEIDAKDKILFIEEIGECQYKLDRMLTQLYSSGKLDECNGIIFGDFKDCIKEEDLIELLEEFAQKVNKPAIYNLQSGHCIPMITIPLGRMCELDATEKMVKLKK, from the coding sequence ATGTTAGGAGTAATTGCGCCTTCTGGACCATTGAGAAATATAAGTCTAGGAGAAATAAAATTTAATTTGGAGAAGTATGGTTATAAAGTTAAATTTTCTGAAAGTTGTGGACTAAATTATAAAGGTTATTTAGCTGGGAATGATGATATTAGAGTAAGAGATATAGAAGAGATGTTCTTAGATGAAGAAGTAGATATAATTATGTGTTTAAGAGGAGGTTATGGAACAACAAGAATACTAGATAAAATAAATTACGAAATAATAAAACAAAATCCTAAACCATTTATAGGTTTTTCTGATATAACAGGTTTAAATCTAGCTTTTTATAAAAATTGTGGTCTTTTACCATATCATGGAATAATGGCAGCGAATGTAGCTAAATGGGATGAATTTACTTATAAATCTCTAGTAGATGCTTTAGAATTTAAAGATGAGTTATACTTAGAAAATCCAAAAGAAGAAAAGATTTATACTGTATGTGAAGGCAAAGCAGAGGGAATAATAATGGGAGGAAACTTATCTCTAATAATTTCTACAATAGGAACTAAATATGAAATAGATGCAAAGGATAAAATTTTATTCATTGAAGAAATTGGAGAATGTCAATATAAATTAGACAGGATGTTAACTCAATTGTATTCTTCAGGAAAACTGGATGAATGTAATGGTATAATTTTTGGAGATTTTAAAGACTGTATCAAAGAAGAAGATTTAATAGAACTATTGGAGGAATTTGCGCAGAAGGTTAATAAGCCAGCTATATATAATCTACAATCTGGGCACTGTATACCAATGATAACTATTCCTTTAGGAAGAATGTGTGAATTAGATGCAACAGAAAAAATGGTTAAATTAAAAAAATAG